ATTTAACAAGGTGGTTTTGCCTGCGCCGGCATTTCCACACACTAAAATATTAACCCCTAAGGCCACCGCGGTTTTTAAAAAATGAAGGCAGTTTTTACTTAAAAATTTATTGTCGATTAAAAAATCATCGTTAATTTTTTTGTGGTTAAATTTTCTAATTGAAACAATAGCTGCACTGGTGCACGCCGGTGGCACCACAATGTGTACCCTGCTGCCATCTTTTAGTTTGCCATCTACAATGGGAGTCAGTGCGTTAACTTGTCGAGCGCAACTATCAAGTAACCTATCAACAAAACGACGTAAGTGACGTTCATCGTCAAACTTGCTGGCTGTACATAGCAATTTTCCTTGCTTATCTATCCAAATATTTTGCGTGTCGTTAATTAAAATATCGCTTACTTGGTCATCTAGCATAAATTGCGCTATTGGCCCTAAGCCTTGTATTTCGTCGTACACGGCTTGAACTACTTGAGCTTGTTGATGGCTGTTAAATGATGATTCTGAAAATTCATCAATATCACTGCAAAGGGCGGATATTTTTTCGAGCAGTGCATCATTAAGCAAAGCACTTGGGTCTTGCTCGTATTCTTCTATTACCGCATCGTGAAGGATTTTTTTAAGGGTTTCAAAGGTATTTAAATTGGTTTGTACAGACTCTGATTTACTCGATAAATTAAACATAGCGCCTCACTTAGCTACATATACAGCTTGGTTTTTAACGCCTTTAACCACTTGAATTGTCCGGCTAGTTTGTAATTGTGAGAAGTTTTGCAAGCGCCCTTGTTCGATGTCGTACGCACTGTGTACAATTATGGATACTTTGTCTTGGTTATCAATTGCGGCTAATGAATACACATCTTTAGGAAGTACAGCCAACACTAATGACACACCCGCGCTGGTTGACGGCTCTTTTTTTGCTAGGCTGTCCATCACGCCATTTTTTTGTGCTTTATTGGCTGGCCCTTTTGAAATACCAATAAGTTGCACATCACGCGCAACAGTTCTTACAAGTCGATTTGTTTTAGCAACAATATCCAAGCGGTCGCCTTTATGCACCCGCGATAAAGGAATATCTAACGTGGTTAACTTTAATGTATAAAGCACTCTGCCTGCGGGGATGGCCTCTGATAAATTTTGGCTTTTAACCTGCATAAAATCTGTTTCAAATAATGGTTGTTCACCCATTTTATTAGTGGCTAATTGCTTACCAATAAAGGCGCGGGGGTTTTGTATACTTAGCGCCATGTTTGCATAGTGACTGGGGTTTACATCTTTTTGGGTAATGTCGTGCACGCTTACTACTTGCCCCGCCGACATATTTTTATTTACCACCCAGGCAGTAACTAAGTCTTGTTCGTTTACTTGTCTGATCCCAAGCGCTGAGGCCAGCATGCCAGAGGTGATAAGTAAGGTGATTGCAGCGGTGGTCGCGCCTTTATTATTTTTACTTTTCATAATTTCCTCCTGACAAATTGCACTGCCACACGGTTGTGGCAGTGTGATTTAGGTAGTTATAATAAATTTAATTACCTTGTGAACCACCGGCTGCTGTACGTGTTGCAGCATCACCACTTGGCGTTGCATTAATAAGCGCAGCACTTTCACTGAAGTCAGAAGCAACAAAGGTAAATGAGCTACCATCACCTGCGTAAACATCTACTGCATCAACATAGCCAGAGCCTGAAATTTCTGCAGTGCCTTCGGCGTTGATCATGCCATCAAACACATAGCTTTGATCTAACGAGCCGATTGCTTCTGCCACATCTTCAAGTTCGCTGGTTACTGAGTCACGTAAGGTTGATAAACCAATCACCAGCGCTGCCACCATAGACGTTGAAAGAATAATTAGCTCAGAAGTAAGTACAAAGCCTTGTTGTTTTTTACTGTTTAAGTTGCTTTTCATAGTTTTCATAATGATCACCTTAAATGTGTTAGAGCTTATGCCCACTTTATATATAGCGAGGACTGTGCCATTAATTAAATATATAAAAATCAGTGGTTTATATATTTTTTATAAGATGTGCTTTGCTTATCCTTGTTATGATTCGCATTTTGCAAATCATTATTAAAGTGTGTTAAATCGCAAGCACAGTTTAAATAAAAGGCAAGGTGTTAACTCATTTATGGCAGGTTTTAAAAGTAGAATAACGAGCAATTTTATCGAGGGATTCACAAAGCGAGATAGGGTAAAACAACGACGAGGATGGCTATTTTAATTATTAAGGTAGGTACGTTGCTTTTACTTTTTATAAGTGTGTTTAAGTAAGGAGAGCATAGTTTAATAAAAAAAGGCCTTACGGCCTTAATTTTAACAATTACCAAGTACCGAAAGTTTCGCGTAGCGCGCTGTGGCTTGGCTGTGCTGCGCATCAAAACCTATTGCCTCATTATAATAATGACACGCCAACGCGTTATCAGGTGTCGCCTCAGCTATTAGCCCTTTATGATAGTAATAATGGCTTTTAACAGCGCCAAATTTATAGGCAAGCTCTAAATAGTTTGCTGCAATAACATAGTCCCCTTGTGCATAATAAATAGATGCCATTTGTAAATACGGTGAAGCCTCAGTACCAAATTCATCAATAGCGTATTGGGCAATTTGTTTAGCTTTGACTAAATTGCCTTGCTCAATAGCTAAGTTAATACCTAAAGACAATGCATTTAAAGGCGGTTCAGGTAAATTAAGTAACTTGTTTATTACCGGCTGCGCCTGATTAGCCCGCCCGCTTTTATAAAGCGCATAAGCTGATATAGATAAAATAACTTTATTGTTAGGGTGCTCAAGCATTAGCTGGTTAAGCTCATGCACAAGTGCTAAACAATTAACTGCGCTTACCCCTTCACACGTTAAAGTACGGGTATTTAATGCATACTTAGTAACAATATCACTTAGTGCAGAATGTGGGTTTACACTGGGCGCATAATCTATATGTGCGCAGCCCGATATGCTCAGTAAAATAACGATATATATTATTTTCATAACCCTTGCTCCTGTATAAAACTGGCCATTTGGCTATCTAAATCAACTGTTTGCCACACGCGTAAGTTATTTACCGGCTCGCGGACTAAATTAGGTGTAACTACAATAATCAACTCGCGGTTGTTTTCGCTTTTACTGGTTGTTTCGCTTAGTTTACCAAACAGGCTCTCGCCGTTTGCATCGGGTACAAAGTCGTGACTGGCGTTGTTATCTGTACTAATTAAGCCACCAATAATGAAAGGTTGCCCATCTTGTAAACGGGTCGATGTTTGCATGCTGCGTGTATTAAATGCACTGCTGTTTAGACTGCTGCCGGTGCTTTGCGCTATTTCTGCTGTAAGAGTGGTATCTGGTAATGAAATAACCGGATTTAAATCAAGGGTTATGCGGTCTTTGTCATCCACTAATGCACGAACATTAAGCTCAACGCCAAACGATTTAAACTCAGTACCACTAAACACAGAACCGCTATTACCTTGTTGCCCGCTGGTAACGCCTGATGGGCTATAGCTTGTAGGTACTGGCACTTCGCCGCCTACTTTAAATACCGCACTTTCGCCTGCAAGTACGCTAAGTGTAGGTCGCGAAAGCGTTCTTGAAATTCCCTCTTGCTCTAGCAAAGAAAACAACATATCAATGGCAAATTGCGAGGTTGATAACTGCAAGTTATTTGTTAATTGGCCGCCAATTAATTGCAGTGCGTTTTCTATTGATGCCGAGCCAGACTCACGGGCATTCATTCCTTCTAGGCCAAATAAACCTTGCTCCTTGTTATACCCATTCGAAAGCACGCTAATATCTGGACGCCATTGCTTTAAGCGGCGCTGATTAACCTCATAAAGTTGCACCGATACCCTCACTTGAGGTAAATCTTCTACCTCTATGCTTGAGAGCACTTTACCTTTAGCCACCGAGAGCAAGGTTGCCCGCGCTACATTTGAATTTACATTACTTAAAGTAAGGCCTGAATCATCATTTAATAACCCGCCAGACTCATTTGCGAGTACTTCAATAGCGTTTGTTTCGGTTTGCGCTGTGCTACTGATAAGCCCATTAGGATCGAGCGTCGATGTGGGTGCTTGGCTTGCTTGCTCTGGTTCAAATAACTTATTGATGGTATTTAACAAACGCACCAGTTCAATTTGATTTTTAACTGTGCCGCTGAGCATAAACACATCGTTTTCATCGTTTGATAACTCATCAACCGAAATACGTTTAACAGTTACTTTGTCTGCTCCCATCGATTTTAACACCTCAGCGATACGTACCTCTTTAGGTTTGGGTGCTTGTGTAACTTTTATTAGGTTAATAATGGCTACTTTATTTGAGCTTTGCGCTAAGCCATTGTTTAAATTACCCATGCCTTGTAAGCGCTGTGCTAAAGAGTTAAACATACCTTGGTTAGGTGCAGAGGTAATAACCGGTTGCGCCGCTTGCGAGCTGCTAGCATATAAATAGTTTTTTGCTGCTTCATGGGCTGCATGACGGTAATTAAGAGTAGGGACTTCGCCGCGCAGTACTACCGCATGTCTATCAGGTGCAATGGTGAGTGCTAAGTTAGAATGAATATCGTTAAGGGCATTTTCAAGTACACTGTAGTCTTCGGTTACGCCAAGCAAAAATGTTTCAGATGTGTTGTCGTCATACCATACCATCATAGAGGTACGGCCTAACTTTTTAGCTAAAATTAACAGCTCGCGTCCGTTTACAACGTTTACATCGAGTGTGGTTTCGTGGCCTAGCGCAACACGTGCTATATCGCGGTTAAATACAAAGCGTGTATGGGTCCACTTAACTAAGTGGGATACTTCTTTTACTCTATCGCCATTAGCATTTTCTATGTAATTTAAATTGCTTTGTTGGGCCGAAATACAACAAGGTAAAAAAAGTAACACTGCGATGATTGTTTTAAACATATGCGCGTCCTCATTTATGCTTTGTGTATACAGAGCAATTATAAGACCAGCGTTATATTTATAGTAAATTCAATAAACTAATTAAAAGTAGCAACGATGTGTGGAAGGAGTTTGTATTTTGATTTGCAAAATGCAAATGAAGTTAGGAGAAAAGGCACAAAGCAGTGCTTTGTGCCAAAAGTATTAATGCAGCGCGGCTGTAAAAGGAATACTTTTACAAATTTCAGCTTCGGCTACTAGTAGCTCTTCTAAACGAATATCAACTTCTTCTTTATCAAAGTATTCGTATGCTAACTCTACAAATAAGTTTTTATGTTTTTCTTCTGATTTAGCAATCGCCACATAAAAGTCTTTTTCTTTGCCTTCGGGTAATGCTTTGGCAACCAATGAAAAGCGCTCGTGGCCGCGGGCTTCAATAACGCCGCCAACCAATAATCTATCCATTAAAAATCCATCGCGTCCATGTCTAAATAAAGCACGTATTTGTTTTATGTATGGATCTTTTTTGTCATCACCTAAATTAGTATCGCGTTCAATAAGCAGTTTAAGCACTTGTTTAAAGTGAATTAACTCCTCAAGCGCTAAATCGGTCATGGCTTTTACTAGTTTACGTTTGTCTGGGTAATGAGAGAGCATAGAAATTGCCATACCCGATGCCTTTTTTTCTGCAGCGGCGTGGTCTTGTAAAAATGTATTAAAGTCGGCTAATACCGCTTCGGTCCATTCAAAGGGGGTGTTGTATTTTAATTCAAACATTTTTTGTACTACTTAAAAAATAATGCGGAGATTTTAGCGTATTTAATAGTAAAAATCTTGCAGCGCAGGGCAAAATTAACGCATATAGGGTAAATGCTTATCTATGCGCCCTTTTGCTGTTGAGTCAATTTTTAATGGGTGTTTTATATCATTCCACGCGGTCACTTTGCCACCTCTATTCATTTTTTCAAAGTCGGTACGATCGCTTTTAATACCCAAAAACGCAGTAAGCTCGGCAAAACTTTGCGGCTTGGCTATATCAATTTCTAAATACTCGTTACTACGGTGTTTAAAATACTCTCGGGCATTAGCTAAATGTGTGTTGTAACACTCTGCTAAATAATCATCTTGGTTAATATTTTCAATCGATAAGTCATTAAAGGTGCTTAAGTAACACCGTTTTATATGAATATTAAAACCGCCGTCTGGACGCGTTAAATTAGTATGCATTCGTAGCAGCAATTGCCTAATTGAGGCAATCCAAGGGGTTTTTTCGCGCACTAAATAAATAAATTTTGAACCGGGGTAATGGCTATCTAATGCTATGTAGTCATTAAATATGGGGGTATCGGCTATGGCTGTGGCGTTTTCAAAACAATACGAGGTGTACGCGGTGTGCGCCGTGGCAATGCCAAACTCTAAAAAAGCGTGGCATACACTCGTGGTGCCTGTACGCGGCAGCCCTATTATAAATATTTTACTCATTACTGCTATTACTAACTATTGCGTGTTACAAGCAGTAAAAAGGCACAAATAACCATCACTAAAAAGGTGGCAATGGTACCAATTTGACGATATTTAAGGTTTTTTTCGACTATGCCTAAATTGTGAAAAACGCGCCCTATTAATAATGCGCCGCCTAAAATATTACAATAATGACTGGCAAGGCCTTGATATTCAGCTAAAAAAAGCAAAATAAGTGCAAAGGGTACGTATTCAATAAAATTAGCATGGGCACGCACAGCACGTTGTAATTTAGGGTTGCCGTTATCGCCAAGCGACACTTGTTCGCTGCGGCGCACTTTGATCACATTAAAACTTAAGTAAATATAATAAAACGCTAAAAGCGCAGCATACGTTGAAACTATCACGGTGTTGTCCTATTTTATTTTTGGCAATAATAACATAGTTTTGCACAATCATTAGTTTACTTAGTAACTATGCTACAGTGTGTATTAGTTGAATTTTATAACGCAATGAAAGGAATTTATGTTTGTCCCTCGCAAAGTAGCCGACCGCTATCGTGAAATGATCAACAGCATTGGCTTTTACCCTTCGGTGCTTTCTGTTGGTTTTTTACTTTTTGCTGTAATTACCATGTCGCTTGAATACATAGCGCCTGTAGAGCAGATTAAGTCGTTTATATCTGTGGTATTAGTAGATAGCGCTGAAAATGCCCGCACCATTTTAAGCACATTAGCAGGCAGTATTATATCGCTTACGGTGTTTAGTTTTTCAATGGTGATGGTGGTTTTAAATTCGGCCAGTGCCAGTTTATCTCCGCGAGTTGTTCCTGGGCTTATTACCCGTAAGTCGCATCAAATGGTATTGGGCTTTTATTTAGGCAGCATAATTTACTCAATTATTATGCTCATTAATATTAATAAGCTTGAAGGTGGCGATACCGCTATTCCATCGCTTGGGGTACTGCTGTCGTTGGTATTTGGTTTAGTATCGCTTGGCTTGTTTGTATTTTTTATTCATTCAATATCTAAAGCCATTCAAGTAGATAATGTACTTAATGGCCTATTTAGCCAAACAAAACGTGAAATTAAAGCCATTATAGATAGGCAATCAGAAAAACCATTCACTGACTTTCCTGATTTTACTCAATGGCACTCAGTTAATAGCACCACCGAGGGCTACTACAAAGGGGTGCATACAGATAAGTTATGCGCCATTTTAGCTGAGGAAAATATTCGGGTGTATATCTCGGTAAACCAAGGTTACTTTACCGTTAAAGGCTATCCGTTTTTAAAATGCGATACATACATTTCAAATAATGAAGAGCTTATAGCCAAAATATTAGATTGTTTTATTTTTTATATAGAAGAGTACATTAGTGACCATTACCGTTATGGATTAACGCAAATTTCAGAAATTGCCGTTAAGGCAATGAGCCCTGGTATTAACGATCCCGGCACAGCGGTTAAATCAATAGATATGCTGAGTATTTTATTAATTGAGCGCCTGTCACTTAACGATACAAATTATTCGTTTAAACACAGCAACAATGCCCCGTTACTCTTTATACACGAAACCAGTTTTGATGAGTTATTGCACGATAATTTTACGCCACTGCGTAATTACGCAAAAGGAGATGCGTATGTAATGACGAACGTTTTAGAGGCATTTAAAAATATATTGTTTGTAGCGCATGGCAATGATGCAGCCCGAAACAGCCTATTTAATTACTTAAATGCTATTGTAGATGACATAAACGAGCACGTAAGTAACGAATACGACAGACAAGAGATTACCAACATGCTTAACGCGATTGCCCGCATTAGCAAGCCACAAGGAGATAAACTAGTGGCCCGTTTTACGAGCCAACATACTAGTCAATAAAGTAAACCGCATAGCTAGACGCTGTTACTTTAATTTCGCCAGCATGATACGCATCAGGAACAAAATTACCGGGTGCGCTATCTGCTACCATCATGGTTTTTTCTGAGCGAGCATAAGGCTGCGCAGGTACGTTCATTGGGCTTAACGATGCCGTATATAACCCTTTTAGCTCAACGCCGTAGTCGGCACTTAATTCTTTTGCGGCTTTACGAGCATCTTGAATGGCCAGTTTTTGCGCCTGTTTGTGCAGCTCTTCATAGTTACTTGCTAAAAATTGAGTTTGATTTATTTGGTTTATGCCATTATTTACCAGGTTTTGTAACAGCTGAGGGTATTTTTCGATTTGCGAGAGTTTAACGCTTAACGTGCGCGATACTCTAAAACCTTTAAATTCTTGCTCGCCAGAGCTTCTGTTGTATTGGCTTTCGCGATTTATAGAAATATGCCCTGCATTAATATTACCGTCTTTAATACCAAGCTCTTTTACTAATTTGATTGCTTTGGCCATGGTTTTATCGGCTTTATTTTTAGCATCAATTAAGTCTTTATCTATTTCTACAATGCCTACGCTTAATTGTACGTAATCAGGCATAGTGGTAACGGTTGCTTCACCTTTAACATAAATATGGGGAGCGTTAGGCGTTGAGTTTGCATGCGCACCAAGGCTTAAGGTACTTAAGGCAATTGCGCTACTTAATATAAGAATGTGTGTTTTCATCGCATTATCCATTGTATTTTTGTTGTCACCATTAAAGAGCCTACGTGGTTAACAATAAATGAACAAGCACAAAAAAACAGGCAATTGCCTGTTTTTTGTAACTGGCTGTAACGCAACGTACAGCCTTATTTACTTTATGCTACTTAGCGTAATCAAATGCTACAGCGTTTGTAGTTGCGGTATTTTGGTAACCAGTAATTTTTATCAATAGCTGCCCACAGTGCATCGTCGCTGATCTCTAGCGCTACGCCCTCTTCAATTGCTTTTTTTGCTACTGCAAATGCAATACGCTTACTTAACGTTTCAATTTCAGTCAGTGCAGGTAATAAGCTGCCTTTACCGGTGTTTGCACGTGGTGATGACTCAGCAAGCATTTCGCTCGACATACTTAGCATTGCATCGGTAATGCGTGTTGCTTTTGCTGCAATTACACCAAGGCCAATACCAGGGAAAATATAACTGTTGTTACATTGTGGAATTGGGAACACTTCACCATTAAATTCTACTGGTTCAAACGGGCTACCCGTTGCTACAAGTGCTTTACCTTCAGTCCATTTAATAACATCAGCTGGGTGCGCTTCAACCTGCTTAGATGGATTACTTAATGGGAAAATAATCGGCTGCTCACAGCCTGAGTGCATAGCGCGGATAACTTGCTCGGTAAATAAGCCCGGTTGGCCCGATACACCAATTAAAATATCAGGTGCTGCACAATGCATTACATCTAATAATGAGGCGTATTCGCCGCTGTAAGTCCACTCGCTTAATGCAGCTTGTGGTTGCGCTAGTGCTTGTTGGAAATCGCGTAAGCCTTCCATGCCTTCAGTGAGTAGGCCAAAACGGTCAACCATAAATACTTGGCTGCGCGCTTGTGCTTCGCTAATACCTTCAAACACCATTTGGCTAATAATTTGTTCAGCAATACCACAACCGGCTGAGCCTGCACCAACAAATACCACTTTTTGCTCGCTAAGGGTCGAACCTTTAACACGACACGCAGCTAATAAAGAGCCTACAGTTACCGCTGCAGTACCTTGAATGTCATCGTTAAAGCTACAAATTTCGTTACGGTAGCGCTTAAGTAATGGCATAGCGTTTGGCTGTGCAAAATCTTCAAACTGCAGTAATACATTTGGCCAACGGCGCTTCACTGCTTTAATAAATAAGTCTAAAAACTCATCGTACTCATCTTGCGCAATTCGCTTATGACGTGCGCCCATGTACATAGGGTCGTTCAGAAGTTTTTCGTTATTAGTACCTACATCAAGCATTACAGGTAATGTATACGCTGGGCTGATACCACCACACGCTGTGTAAAGTGATAATTTACCAATAGGAATACCCATGCCACCAATACCCTGATCGCCTAGGCCTAAAATACGTTCGCCATCGGTAACCACAATTACTTTTACTTTGCCTTTGGTGGCGTTGCGTAGAATGTCGTCAATTTGATAGCGATCTTCGTACGAAATAAATAAACCACGTGCACTGCGGTAAATATCTGAGAATTTTTCACAGGCATCACCAACCGTTGGCGTGTAAATAATTGGCATCATTTCTTCAAGATGATCGCGCACTAAACGGTAGTAAAGTGTTTCGTTGTTATCTTGAATGGCACGCAAGTAAATATGTTTGTTTAAGTTATCGTTAAAGCTTGAATACTGCTGATAACAACGCTCAACCTGCTCTTCAATTGTTTCAAAACGTGGAGGAAGCAAACCCGCAAGGTTAAAGTTTTCGCGTTCTTTTTTACTAAATGCGCTGCCTTTGTTTAAAAGCGGAGTTTCAATTAGGCCAGGGCCAGAGTAAGGAATATAAAGGTAGTTAGGATCAGTATTAGTTGTCATATTTCCAGGCTTTAACGGAGTCTTAAGTTATGATCTGCCATTATCATTGTAAAAGGTTAAATTGCAATGACAATTAAGCTTGTCAGACCATTGAGAGAAAACACATGCAGGCTTCTCTGCCTGCATGGCTATTATACATAAATTAAAATTTTATAGTGGCGTTTTTGTCTGTTAAATCCGACAAAGCGACCCCTTCACGGCGCGGGTCGGCCCCACCATACAATTTATTGTTTTTAACCTCTACGGCATGTAAACCAGAGTTTAAATCAAGCACGCGCACAGCATGGCCGCGTTTAGTTAATTGTGGGGCTATGGCTTCAAGCGCGGTGCCCTTTTCAAGGCTAGTATAATCGTTACGATTAGTAGTTCTTGGCAGGTTAATCGCCTCTTGCGCCGATAAGTTCCAATCGAGTACTCCAATAACTACTTGAGCTACGTAATCAATGATACGGCTGCCACCTGGCGAGCCAACCACTAAGCGTAAGCTGCCGTCGTTGTTAAACACCATCACTGGCGACATAGAGCTGCGTGGGCGTTTGCCCGCCTCAACGCGGTTAGCCACTAATTTGCCGTCTATACGAGGCGAAAGCGCAAAATCGGTTAATTGGTTATTTAAAATAAAGCCATTAACCATCACCGTTGAGCCAAACGCCATTTCAATTGAGCTGGTCATTGACACGGCATTACCAAAGCTATCTACAATGGATACGTGTGATGTTGATGGTAACTCAAAAGAATCATCTTTTGCGTAGCTTAAGTAGCCTACTGGATTACCGGCAACTGCTTTTGTGTCTTGCTCAGTAATAAGCTTGGCGCGCGATGCGATGTACTTTTTATTTAACAGCTCTTTAGTAGGCACTTGCGTAAAATCGGGGTCGCCCATGTACATATTACGATCGGCAAACGCTATGCGTGAGGCTTGGCTAAAGTAATGAATTGCCTCTTCGCTATTAGGTTTAAGCGCGCTCATGTTTTTGTGTTCAAGCAAGCCTAAAATTTGTAATACCGCTACACCACCACTACTTGGAGGAGCCATAGAGCACACGTTATACGCACGGTATTTAATACATACTGCGTCGCGTTGTTTGCTTTTATAATTAGCCAGGTCTGA
The genomic region above belongs to Pseudoalteromonas sp. MM1 and contains:
- the ggt gene encoding gamma-glutamyltransferase gives rise to the protein MHFKLKSLFTIGLFAVTLPTIAKEPAKLEIREPEATTSIVQKQLITGEQYMVAAANPYASQAGQQILAKGGSAVDAAIATQLVLTLVEPQSSGIGGGTFMMYYNKADNLLTSFDGRETAPQNADENLFLDKHGKAVKWIEAVVGGRSVGVPGILHAFANAHQQYGKLAWSELFKPAIKLAEQGFEVSPRLHGLLARQLNPGVMTMPVINEYFYPNGELIKAGTIKTNQPLANLYKEIAKQGIDAFYKGDNAKQMVNAVQNSKIAPGTLSESDLANYKSKQRDAVCIKYRAYNVCSMAPPSSGGVAVLQILGLLEHKNMSALKPNSEEAIHYFSQASRIAFADRNMYMGDPDFTQVPTKELLNKKYIASRAKLITEQDTKAVAGNPVGYLSYAKDDSFELPSTSHVSIVDSFGNAVSMTSSIEMAFGSTVMVNGFILNNQLTDFALSPRIDGKLVANRVEAGKRPRSSMSPVMVFNNDGSLRLVVGSPGGSRIIDYVAQVVIGVLDWNLSAQEAINLPRTTNRNDYTSLEKGTALEAIAPQLTKRGHAVRVLDLNSGLHAVEVKNNKLYGGADPRREGVALSDLTDKNATIKF